The following coding sequences lie in one Pungitius pungitius chromosome 18, fPunPun2.1, whole genome shotgun sequence genomic window:
- the sbno1 gene encoding protein strawberry notch homolog 1 isoform X3, with protein sequence MDPGQDLLLAALSESGICPNDFGLFDVDSQDAAQPSTAQQSISIGALDVGVGAESVEVIRSEPPAPVPIVTIRHKPQPSTTTFVLNQLNQLPSLGANVTKQSVANPIKHTITVTKVVHVTNSALRGCSSPSVTTTPPSASTLVPSNREQQIQLKDLLRSGNVKSAGLKGNSLMELMRLKPPPNIAPPVATATATGDMNNGIKKEVFGKDAARIWINDDIKMQTFPHSLKIPGMKEEDEPEEEEEDELGHAETYAEYMPMKLKIGQRHPDPVVETSSLSSVNPPDVWYRLSISEEVIDRGCLSALQLEAITYAAQQHETFLPSGDRAAYLIGDGAGVGKGRTIAGVIYENYLLGRKRSLWFSVSNDLKYDAERDLRDIGAKNIQVHSLNKFKYGKISSKHNGSVKKGVIFATYSSLIGESQSGGKYKTRFQQLLHWCGEDFDGVIVYDECHKAKNVCPIGSSKPTKTGLAVLELQNKLPKARVVYASATGASEPRNMAYMNRLGIWGHKTPFREFGNFIQAVERRGVGAMEIVAMDMKLRGMYIARQLSFTGVTFKIEEVPLTQQYINMYNKSVRLWVSARERFQQAANLMDAEQRMKKSMWGQFWSAHQRFFKYLCIASKVRRVVQLAREEVQNGKCVVIGLQSTGEARTLEALEEGGGELNDFVSTAKGVLQSLIEKHFPAPDRQKLYSLLGIDLPTKKAPAETAAQQEQKGKKRKGPEVKKQQQKKKPRQHGGLSGTSSEESQSEDSDRESVKDSDESVKSLSSGDEDDDFNPFRDESDDDEEDDPWLFRKEPKKGKEKKKKKRKRSVDPDSIQSALLASGLGSTRPAFTAPVAPPSTPAIVKAESPLTCLTSQDAVEHAQRMKKELLDKLEDLAEDLPPNTLDELIDELGGPENVAEMTGRKGRVVSNDDGSITYESRSELDVPVEILNLTEKQRFMDGEKNIAIISEAASSGISLQADRRVKNQRRRVHMTLELPWSADRAIQQFGRTHRSNQVTAPEYVFLISELAGEQRFASIVAKRLESLGALTHGDRRATETRDLSRFNFDNKYGRNALEIVMKSIVKLDSPLVSPPAHFKGDFFKEIQSGLIGVGLINVEDRSGTMSLDKDYNNMGKFLNRILGMEVQQQNALFQYFSDTLAAVILEAKKSGRYDMGILDLGNGDEKVKKVDCRKFLTPGYTTSGHVELYTVSVERGMSWEEATHAWADQSGPDDGFYVQMRNNKKTAILVKEVNAKKRLFLVYRPNTGRQVKLEVYADIKKKFKKVLSDDAKQHWMDQYTSSAQICSHAYWRGNCKKASVGLQCEVGLRCRTYYVLCGSVLSVWNELEEVLTPVSGTNVKVQIVRLRTEDGQRIVGLIIPANCVSPLSNKLSTSDQSQQLAVQELQKRQQLHPQSLCHAPST encoded by the exons ATGGATCCTGGTCAGGATTTACTTCTTGCTGCCCTGAGTGAGAGTGGCATTTGTCCAAATGATTTTGGCCTGTTTGATGTTGATTCTCAGGATGCTGCACAGCCCTCTACAGCCCAGCAA TCGATCTCTATCGGCGCCCTGGATGTCGGTGTGGGGGCAGAGTCGGTGGAAGTTATTCGAAGTGAGCCTCCTGCTCCAGTCCCTATAGTTACTATCAGG CACAAACCTCAGCCATCGACCACCACGTTTGTCTTAAATCAGCTGAATCAGTTGCCGTCACTTGGAGCTAATGTGACCAAACAATCAGTTGCAAACCCCATCAAACATACTATAACGGTCACCAAAGTGGTCCATGTGACTAACTCAGCCCTGCGAGGATGTTCGAGCCCCTCAGTCACAACTACTCCTCCGTCAGCGTCTACATTAGTGCCTTCTAACAGAGAGCAG caGATTCAGTTGAAAGACCTCCTTCGGTCCGGCAATGTGAAGAGCGCGGGTCTGAAGGGCAACAGCCTGATGGAGCTCATGAGGCTAAAGCCGCCACCCAACATTGCTCCACCAGTAGCAACGGCAACAGCCACAg GTGATATGAACAATGGGATCAAGAAGGAAGTTTTTGGTAAAGATGCTGCCAGGATCTGGATTAATGATGACATCAAAATGCAAACCTTCCCGCACTCTCTG AAAATCCCTgggatgaaagaggaggatgagcccgaggaggaagaggaggatgaactGGGCCACGCAGAGACTTATGCGGAGTACATGCCAATGAAAT TGAAGATCGGCCAGCGGCATCCCGACCCCGTGGTGGAGACCAGCTCGCTGTCCAGTGTCAACCCTCCGGACGTGTGGTACAGGCTGTCCATCTCGGAGGAAGTCATCGATCGAGGCTGCCTGTCGGCTCTGCAGCTGGAGGCGATAACGTATGCGGCTCAG CAACATGAGACTTTCCTCCCCAGCGGCGATCGGGCTGCTTATTTAATCGGAGATGGTGCCGGTGTGGGGAAAGGTCGGACCATTGCGGGAGTCATTTACGAGAACTACCTTTTAGGCAGGAAGAGATCTCTCTG GTTTAGTGTCTCAAATGACTTGAAGTACGACGCTGAGAGGGACCTGAGGGACATCGGAGCCAAAAACATCCAGGTTCACTCGCTGAACAAG ttcaaATACGGGAAGATCTCCTCAAAACACAATGGGAGTGTGAAGAAAGGTGTGATATTCGCCACATACTCTTCTCTGATTGGAGAGAGCCAATCAGGAGGGAAGTACAAGACCAGATTCCAGCAGCTTCTCCACTGGTGCGGAGAGGACTTCGACGGAGTC ATTGTGTATGACGAGTGTCACAAAGCCAAAAACGTGTGTCCTATCGGATCGTCCAAACCGACCAAAACCGGGCTCGCTGTGTTGGAACTGCAGAACAAGCTCCCCAAGGCTCGGGTCGTGTATGCCAGTGCTACAG GTGCCTCTGAACCGCGGAACATGGCCTACATGAACCGTCTGGGCATCTGGGGCCATAAGACCCCCTTCAGAGAGTTTGGCAACTTTATCCAAGCCGTTGAGCGCAG AGGTGTTGGCGCCATGGAGATAGTAGCCATGGACATGAAACTCAGGGGGATGTACATTGCCAGGCAGTTGAGTTTTACCGGTGTGACGTTTAAGATTGAGGAGGTTCCCCTGACCCAGCAGTACATCAACATGTACAACAAGTCTGTGAGGCTG TGGGTCAGTGCCCGTGAGAGGTTCCAGCAGGCGGCGAACCTGATGGACGCGGAGCAGCGCATGAAGAAGTCCATGTGGGGCCAGTTCTGGTCCGCTCACCAGAGGTTCTTCAAATACCTCTGCATTGCCTCCAAGGTCCGCCGAGTGGTGCAGCTCGCCAGAGAGGAGGTCCAAAACGGAAAG tGTGTGGTCATCGGGCTTCAGTCCACCGGAGAAGCCAGAACGCTGGAGGCcttggaggaaggaggaggagagctcaaCGACTTTGTGTCAACTGCAAA AGGTGTGCTGCAGTCCCTCATTGAGAAGCACTTTCCAGCTCCTGACAGACAGAAGCTTTACAGCCTGCTCGGCATCGACCTCCCGACCAAGAAGGCCCCCGCTGAGACAGCGGCTCAGCAGGAACAGAAgggaaagaagaggaaag GTCCGGAggtgaagaagcagcagcagaagaagaaaccccGCCAGCACGGCGGCCTGTCGGGCACCAGCTCGGaggagagccaatcagaggacTCGGACAGAGAGTCGGTGAAGGACAGCGACGAGAGCGTAAAGTCGCTCAGCTCGGGGGACGAAGACGACGACTTCAACCCGTTCAGAGACGAGTCCGATGACGACGAGGAAGACG ATCCGTGGCTCTTCAGAAAGGAACCgaagaaagggaaagagaagaagaagaaaaagaggaagaggagcgttgATCCTGACTCCATTCAAAGTGCCTTGTTGGCCTCTGGGCTGGGCTCCACCAGGCCTGCTTTCACTGCCCCCGTtgccccccccagcacccccgCCATAG TCAAGGCAGAGAGTCCGCTCACCTGTCTGACGAGCCAGGACGCCGTGGAACACGCTCAGAGGATGAAGAAAGAGCTGCTGGACAAACTGGAAGATCTGGCTGAGGATCTTCCTCCCAACACTCTGGACGAGCTGATCGACGAGCTGGGGGGCCCCGAAAACGTAGCTGAG ATGACGGGTCGCAAAGGTCGCGTGGTCAGCAACGACGACGGCAGCATCACGTACGAGTCCCGCTCCGAGCTGGACGTCCCGGTGGAGATCCTCAACCTCACAGAGAAGCAGAGGTTCATGGACGGAGAGAAG AACATAGCCATCATCTCGGAAGCGGCCAGCTCTGGTATTTCCCTGCAGGCGGATCGGCGGGTGAAGAACCAGCGGCGGCGGGTCCACATGACACTGGAGCTCCCGTGGAGCGCCGACAGAGCGATCCAGCAGTTCG GGAGAACTCACCGGTCAAACCAGGTCACGGCTCCGGAGTACGTCTTCCTCATATCGGAGCTGGCGGGGGAGCAGAGATTTGCCTCCATCGTTGCCAAAAGACTTGAAAGCCTG GGAGCTCTCACACACGGAGACAGAAGGGCGACGGAAACACGAGATCTCAGCCGGTTCAATTTTGACAACAAA TACGGAAGAAACGCCCTGGAGATCGTGATGAAGTCCATCGTGAAGCTGGATTCTCCCCTCGTGTCGCCCCCCGCTCACTTTAAAGGAGACTTCTTCAAAG AGATTCAAAGTGGATTAATAGGTGTGGGCCTCATAAACGTGGAGGACAGGTCTGGCACAATGTCACTGGACAAAG actACAACAACATGGGGAAGTTCCTCAACCGGATCTTGGGCATGGAGGTCCAGCAGCAGAACGCCTTGTTCCAGTACTTCTCCGACACGCTGGCAGCCGTCATTCTGGAAGCCAAGAAGAGCGGCAGATACGACATGGGCATTCTGG ATCTGGGCAACGGGGACGAGAAGGTGAAGAAGGTGGACTGCAGGAAGTTTCTAACGCCGGGCTACACCACGTCCGGACATGTGGAGCTCTACACT GTGAGTGTGGAGAGGGGGATGTCCTGGGAGGAGGCCACGCATGCCTGGGCAGATCAGAGCGGACCAGACGACGGGTTCTATGTTCAG ATGAGGAACAACAAGAAAACTGCCATCCTGGTGAAGGAAGTGAACGCCAAGAAGAGGCTCTTCCTGGTTTACAGGCCCAACACCGGCCGGCAGGTCAAACTGGAGGTCTACGCAGACATCAAGAAGAAGTTCAAGAAG gTGTTGTCCGACGACGCCAAGCAACACTGGATGGATCAGTACACATCGTCAGCTCAGATCTGCTCCCACGCTTACTG GCGCGGTAACTGCAAGAAGGCGTCTGTGGGGCTGCAGTGCGAGGTCGGCCTGCGCTGCCGGACCTACTACGTCCTGTGCGGCTCGGTGCTCAGCGTGTGGAACGAGCTGGAGGAGGTTCTCACTCCGGTCAGCGGAACCAACGTGAAGGTTCAGATCGTCAGACTGAGGACAGAAGACGGACAGAGGATCGTCG gactgatcattccAGCGAACTGCGTGTCTCCGCTGAGCAACAAGCTCTCCACGTCGGACCAGAGCCAGCAGCTCGCCGTGCAGGAGCTTCAGAAGCGCCAGCAGCTCCACCCGCAGAGCCTCTGTCACGCTCCCAGCACATAG